The Porites lutea chromosome 11, jaPorLute2.1, whole genome shotgun sequence genome contains the following window.
AGCTGTTGTAACTTTTGGGTCCGAAACAAACCTTTGTCTTCTTGTAGTAAACAAGGACCCGTACCGGGCTGAGCCTGCCAAGGCTGTACTCTACATAATTATTGGAAAACTGAGCGTCAGAatgggaagaaaaagaaaacgaggaCAGTCAAAGCATGATTGGGGAATTCCAACGTcaaggaaacagaaaaagaagagaaaaattcgAGGAAAGATTTTTAATCGTGGAGTAAAAGCAGAAAAGCAGGGCGCTTATTTGATAAATTCCATGATGGAAAATATTTCTCTGGAAACATCGACCTTGCCACGTGAAAGACATCAACAAGATTCAACTCCTCCCTGCTGCATCAATATTCCTGCAAAACAAGTTTCGAAGAAACCGAGGCTCTGTGGAGTAAGCAGCTTCTTTATTCGCCTGAAGAGTTTTTCAGGCATTTTTCAGCGTCCAACCCGTTTCAGTTCAGTCCgaaatgttttccttttattggaTTGGTTGAGACAAATCTTTGGGTGTGGATTGCAGACACTAGGAAAGGTTAGTTGAACGTGATCATCGTCACCATTAATTGTTCTCGTCATGTTCTCCTACAAATATGATGTTAAACAAAACAATGTATTAAGTTTAACTGCAGTAGTAAAGATGTTCCCTGCTAGccgcgggaggggggggggggggggtggagaggcctctgctagcagTGAAAGTTGTCTTCTGTCTCCAGGGCCGGGTTCTTCAAAGcggggttaagataacccagggttagtgcgaaattttaATTTAGATATAAAAGCTTGCAAAGCAAATTCCCTTTGGTCTGCAATTTggtgattggatgctcttaaaataaTAGGAAAAATTATCGGGGAAAATGCCGTTTAAACGAAAGAAATAAAACCAGGGTTAAaattcgaacaactgggcccagctgtttgaaggctgattagcgctaaccaagggttaaattttttaccctgggcccagttgttcgaacgccagttagcgctaacccaggcttctttttcttttcatcgaAAGCACTCTTTTGgataattttctatatttttttagagtatccaatcatcaaattgtaggcaaagagaattaaactgaatttgttttttaagctctcatatctgagttcaaatttcccactaaccttgggttatcttaacccagcttcgaacaacccagcccaggttcctttttcctttgttcaaaagaattttcccagattattttctctattctttttaggcCAGCCAATCATCAAactgtagacaaaaagaataaaactgatttTGCTTTTTAGGCTTTGAAATCtgaattttgcactaaccctgggttatcttaaccctgctttgaacaacctggccctGGGCTCTGGATGACAAAACATGAGAGTTACCTGTACCCTTAGTGGCTGAATATTTTGATCGTCTTCCTTGTCATGTCTCTTAAATGATAGGTGATTTTGAGTAAGAATAATATAAAATGTACCATTCAATTCCAAAACCACTAATCCCCCCGGGAATTTGACTGGAGTTTCCATACAGTGGGGAATTTGACCCAAAATGAGGCCCACCCAGTTGGGCATAATTTGACTTTTATCTCAAAACATTGGTCAGCATGGGAAGAAAAAGGATAATTTAATTAGTAATTCTTTCTTCATTCAGCATGTGCACCAGATTCACGGGTTCATTGCCACTGTATTCACTGTCTTGTAATGAACAAAATGCTGTAAGACAGTTTTCAGAGACTTGAAATAATTGGTTGTGTGTGGGTGGGGAATTCGACCATCTAAACTGCCAACATGATATGAGGGTGTTTAACCAAAATTTTTCGAAAAAGTCAAATGCGCGGGGATTTGCCGGGGGTGGGGGCATGGATGTTTTGGAATTAACTGGTACATAACACTAGGCTGAAAACCCATTCAATATCCCCCACTGCATGAGGAATAAAAGGCCAGAAATGAACATTTTAATGATATGCATGTATTGGTCTAACTAACTGTTGtgttgtttgttattgtttattGTGCAGATTCTTTTATCGAAAAAGAATATAACCATTAAAGATGGTGGAAACAACTCTCAACAAGTTATGAAGAGGATAACTGACCTAGAGGAAGAAGTAACATTTCTCAAATCTGAAATTGCCAAAATTATGGTAGGGTAACCTTTGATTTTTAACTACTACCTGTAACAATGATCACAGTGCTCATTTATCCCATTTAAAATGCAGTCTGATAATGGCATTTTCCTTATTTCTCTTAGAAGACAAGCTGCCCATGTGGAAATAATGCTGTTGAGTGTTCAACAACTAAAGAGGGATACATGGTACATAGTCTTTCCAAAGTGATAGCTCCTccaccaccccctcctcctcctgctcctcctcctcctcctcctgttCTGCCTCCACCTGCTCCTCCACTGGCATTTCTCAAGAGAAAACAGGTAATGCAGGTGCATGACTATAACAATAGTGCAGTAAAATTATGGTGGCCTACCATAAACTGCTGCTTTAAAGgccttagcctgcgaatacagctgtTTCTCCTATTCTCCTATTTCTCCTTGCCGCTAAGGACGTTTCACCAAGAGGAATGTCTGCAACTGAGCTCTGATTAGTTGACATAGTAGTCATATTGTTTTACCTATTGTTTATGAATGACAGATGTCAAAGACAAAATactacaaaggtcaaatgtaaatgtGGTGAATCTACTACAAAACATTCAATATTcctggaatatattcttctttagaAAAAGCATCTGAGTTTTGCTGGAACTTGTTTGCAAAAGATCACAAAACGTTGACcataatcgaccaggagaaacataaaatcaaacaaGTTTACattatttggaaccccatgactacagGATTTAtgatgtaaacattgatttacattatcagtatgaaatttctgtcgctgagtcacAGACGTTCCTCCTGGCAAAACATCCCTAGTGGCGAGGTGAGGAGAAACaactgtattcgcaggctaaaagcCCTGGGCTTAAACATCTTTTGGGAGGGCTTACAAACAGACTGAGGGGTTTATTTCCGAGGGGGGTTTAACCCTTATAACAGAATAGGAAAGGCTCTTCAAAACAAGCTATATCAATGCTTGTCAAAATAAGTACTTTTGtattaactgttttttttttttaatgaagctTCAAAAAATATAATCGAagtcatttcaatacaagctagagggGGCAAAtataggaggggggggggggggggttaatcggatgtattttatcatttacaggtagatgggcgtACTGCCTATAAGCTTGGGGGACTTTTAAGAAGCAGTTTATGGTAGTCCACTACATGTAATGTATTAAAAAGTAACATCGTAATGATAAATATGTTTAATTTTATCTTAAGTTTATCGTTTTTTTTACAGAGTGGATCAAAGGGTGTGGACTCTAGTGATACTAAGAAGAAGCCAACAACTGCTTTAGTGACTTTGGaagatttgaaaaaagtcaagttGAGAAAAGTTTCACCAAAGAAAAACAGATTAAGGGTCAAAGAAAATATTGAATCCAATACTGGGACTGATGTAAGTTTGAAGATTCAGCCCCAGAAACCAGAACTTAGGAAAATTAATCAAAGAAAGGATTTACCACAGTGTGTCATCAGTTTGAGGGAGATAAAGAAGGTCACTTTAAAAAAGAGAACGGCAGAAAGTGAAATTGATAAAGTCAAGTTGCGGTAAGCTTCAATATTGTATCTTGATCAGTGGCACATACATATATAACAGGGTGTAAAAAAGTTACTGGtacagcttgtcctttgggcaagccgAAGCCAGCATTTACCAGCAATAGTTGCAGTTGTAGTAGCCTTATTACAGTCAAGCCTGGTCAagcataataataaaaatattcaaaagtgAATTTGTTAGTAGTTGTAGatatttcagattcatctcacCCACAGTAAATTAAATTTCTGccagctcagttttcttgaatttgatgtaaatttcTTCAATAAGCAATTTTGTCCcttcaaagatttttcagtcGGACAGAATACAGAGAAATCATCATAAAAAATTCACTGCCCATTatgcatgcaggaatgcagatttgaatttgatattGGCTCAGTTTCAACAACTAGCAGATttgttttctcattttcttattAGGTGATTCATTAATGACACCTAAGGGGTCATGCGCAACCTGGCAGGACTGTAATAAATTTACATGAAGTCTTATAAAACAGATGTGTCTGTCACATGTTGGTGAGAGACATCCAGCTTGAAACTTATGTCTGTTTTTAGGGATTCTCTGAAGAGtttccatttattttacagAACACCTGAGGAAATGATCATTACAAGAAGTAAGCTACGAAAAGTGAACATTACTCGAAGCCCTGGGGGAACTCCTTTGGTTTCTAATAGAAATAAGGAAAATGGAACTGGTCTAACACCAATGATGACAAAAGCACTGCAGAGGAAATTCCAGGTAAATACGATTCCATTTGAGAATCCATTGATTTATTGGTAATCATCAGGATGATTCAGAGCTTATTTTATTGAGATGATGCACGAATAGTTTTTTAATAGTAATGTTTCTGATTTATAGCAGGCTCATCCTTATTCTTCACCAGATTCACCAACAGCAAGAAGAAGCAAGGTACATACTTGAGTTGTAAAGTGTAAAATGTTACATCTCAATTCACACATATTTACTAACAATAGCAGTGGCGAATCCAGGGGAGAgccccccttatttttgacCAAATGGAGGCCTGAAGGGCAGGAAAATTTTTTGACactgtccccccccccccacccccctccttatctgaaggtctggatctgccactgctaCATGTACCTTTAGCTGTTTCTTATTAAAAGTCCAGTGATGTGTTCAAAGTGGAAATGAGATTTTAAGATGCTTATTATGTGTACTAATAGCTATCATATGTTGTTAAAATTCTTTccataatataattattttgttatttagtTTTACTTAATACATGTATTGGTATTTTGAGCCACAACAATTTGCTGACTGTCCCCTTTGAATTTGATCAAGTTCAACCTAATGTGTCTCACTGTTGGGAGTGTTTTTCCTGAAAGCCCATTGGTAATGCCCCGCCTAAAATACCATAACTGAGAACAAAAGTCTCTCATTAAGGAAGTCTGGGGACCCACTCCCTTCAGAGGATTAACCCATTTACCCCTGAACGCCCTTAACCACTCTTGCAGATCCACGGCCCTTGCACTGCTTGTGACCCTATCAGTTTTATTCATCATAGGGAACTTTGACATGTTGTAGGATAAAGAGATCTtaattttgcattaaaatgatCCTAAAatagagagaaagaaaacaggCCAAGAAAAGTGAATGAAGATAGGGGAGGGGATAGAGAAAGTGAAAGGTACCAATCAGTAGGTTCCATACAGCTAATAATAGTCGTCATGTATAATTagcagttattattattatattaattgttgataaatgaattttatttcttttcagaGTTTTTCTCCAATGGCTGACTTTTCACCAAATACTCCAAGTcctttattaataaataaattttaattctaTGGAGAAGACAAGAAGTGATCAAAATCACAATTTTTATTCTCAGTGAAGTAATCAATTTTT
Protein-coding sequences here:
- the LOC140952977 gene encoding uncharacterized protein isoform X2 encodes the protein MGRKRKRGQSKHDWGIPTSRKQKKKRKIRGKIFNRGVKAEKQGAYLINSMMENISLETSTLPRERHQQDSTPPCCINIPAKQVSKKPRLCGVSSFFIRLKSFSGIFQRPTRFSSVRNVFLLLDWLRQIFGCGLQTLGKILLSKKNITIKDGGNNSQQVMKRITDLEEEVTFLKSEIAKIMKTSCPCGNNAVECSTTKEGYMVHSLSKVIAPPPPPPPPAPPPPPPVLPPPAPPLAFLKRKQSGSKGVDSSDTKKKPTTALVTLEDLKKVKLRKVSPKKNRLRVKENIESNTGTDVSLKIQPQKPELRKINQRKDLPQCVISLREIKKVTLKKRTAESEIDKVKLRTPEEMIITRSKLRKVNITRSPGGTPLVSNRNKENGTGLTPMMTKALQRKFQIHQQQEEARVFLQWLTFHQILQVLY
- the LOC140952977 gene encoding uncharacterized protein isoform X1, with product MGRKRKRGQSKHDWGIPTSRKQKKKRKIRGKIFNRGVKAEKQGAYLINSMMENISLETSTLPRERHQQDSTPPCCINIPAKQVSKKPRLCGVSSFFIRLKSFSGIFQRPTRFSSVRNVFLLLDWLRQIFGCGLQTLGKILLSKKNITIKDGGNNSQQVMKRITDLEEEVTFLKSEIAKIMKTSCPCGNNAVECSTTKEGYMVHSLSKVIAPPPPPPPPAPPPPPPVLPPPAPPLAFLKRKQSGSKGVDSSDTKKKPTTALVTLEDLKKVKLRKVSPKKNRLRVKENIESNTGTDVSLKIQPQKPELRKINQRKDLPQCVISLREIKKVTLKKRTAESEIDKVKLRTPEEMIITRSKLRKVNITRSPGGTPLVSNRNKENGTGLTPMMTKALQRKFQQAHPYSSPDSPTARRSKSFSPMADFSPNTPSPLLINKF